From the genome of Methanoregula boonei 6A8:
GAAGGATTTTTTTTCCGGGGAATCACGGTTGCCACCCGGGGCGCATTATAGCCGGGAATTCTGCTTACATCCCTGAGACCGGTAACAAATTCTTATGTTTTATTTCCCGAATCCCGGTCCCCGCGAGGGTCATCCGGACGAACCGATGACCGTCTTTTCCAGAACCCCCGGAGCACCGGTTTATTGGGATCGACAACCAATCTGTTCCTGATACTGATGAAGTGGAAAGACTGGGTGCATGTGACCAAACTCGATCCGGATAAACAGCTTGGGCCCGGCGACATCGATGCAATAGCCGCAAGCGGGACCGATGCACTGATGCTCTCGGGTACCTTAAACGTGACCAAAGAGAACCTGCTCGCCCTCCAGAAGATGATCGCGCAGTACGACTTGCCGCTCGTCATGGAGCCGGCGGGGCCCGAGGCAGTACTTATGGAAGGGATCGAGTATGTCTTTGTACCAAGTGTCCTCAACACGACCGACGTGCAGTGGATCGTAGGCAAGCACCGGTCCTGGGTACAGCAGCAGGACGGGAAGATCCCCTGGGACATGGTGGTCCCCGAGGCATATATTGTCCTTAACCCTGCATCGTCGGTGGGCCGGGTGACAAAGGCGGTCTGCGATCTCAAGCCTGCCGAGGTGGCTGCGTACACCGAAGTTGCCGACCGGTACTTCCATTTTCCCATCGTCTATATCGAATATTCCGGGACCTATGGGGCTCCCGCAGTGGTAAAGGCGGCTGCCGAAGCGATCGATCACGCGATCCTCTACTATGGCGGCGGAATCAATTCGGCCGAAAAGGCAGCCGAGATGGGGAAGTACGCAGATACGATCGTTGTCGGAAATGCCGTGTACGATCAGGGCGCCTCTGTCCTGAAAGCAACCGTGGACGCTGTCCAGTAACTTTCTTTTTTTATGCCTGAGATCGACATCGTGCTTGTGGCCCCCCTCTACGAGGGAAACGTGGGGTTTGCCGCACGGGTGATGAAGAATTTCGGGTTTACCCGCCTGGTACTGGTTGATCCCTGCCCGCTTGGCGAGGAGGCCAAGGGCCGGGCATCCCATGCGCAGGACGTGTTGGGAAATGCCGAGATCTGCACCATCGAGGACGTTTTTGCAAGAAGCAGCATTGTTGTCGCGACCACCGGCCAGGTGAGCAAATCGGTCTGCAATCCGATGAGGATGCCGTTTTATTCACCCCGGGAATTGCGTGAGCGGATCGGCATTGCGGAGGGGAGGGTGTCCATTCTTTTTGGCCGGGAGAACTGGGGGCTCAACAACGATGAGGTAAAACGCAGCGATATGATCTGCACCATCCCGACGTCTGATGAATACCCCATCATGAACCTCTCCCATGCGGTAGGGATTGTCTGTTACGAGCTCGCAAACCTCCCCTCCGCCCCGTACCGGCTTGCCACACCGTACGAGATGGGGCACCTGTACCGGCACATAGACCGGTTCCTGGACTCGGTGCACCACCCGGCCTTCAAGCGCGAGAATACGATGATCATGATCCGGCGTATTCTGGGGAGAGCCTGCCTGACCTCCCGGGAGGCAAGCACGGTCCACGGCCTTTTGCGCCGGACCGAGTGGCATGTGGATCCCGATGCACTTGACCGGGAAAAAGAGGCACAGCGCCGGCACAAGAACCAGCATTGCGAGCTTGATGATCATCAGGATGCGGATGAGGGGAATGCTTAGGTAAAATCCCTCAAGAGTCTCCTCACGGTACGGGTAATTATCACCTCCCCTTTTTCGGGGAATGGGGATTACGATTTTTTAAGAGATGGACCTCTGACTCTCCTCTCTCTGTCTGGCAGGTAAGGGTAAATCCTGAGTTTTCGGCGCCGGATTTTTTTCACATTGCAGGAAAAGCCGGGAGGTGATCCCCGTGGGCCGAAACGCCTGCCTCCATTTGCCGTTCAGGGATCCTGCCCGGTCTTTCCCGTTCCGGTTGTTGTTCTGCCGGAAAGAACAGGTCATTTTTACCACAAGTCAAATATAGGCACTCTCATTATTGATGTATTTACTAAAAATTTTTAACCTATTTTACCCAACACTCAATGGGTGTTAACTTATGGGTCTCAACAACATCGACACCAAACAGGTTATAGAATACAAAAAGGAGATCGAAAAGAAACCTGCGGATGCAAAGTTCACCGCAAAGATCGAAGGCAGCTGGCTCTTTGAAGACGGCGGGCCCCAGTTCCGATCGGTGGTCAAGGTTAAGGATGGCACCTACACAATGGAGGCCTGTCACCCGAACTTTGCCGGTCCGGCAAGCCGCCCCGGTCCCATGGCCTTTGGTCTTTTCTGGTTTGCAGCCTGTTTTTCGAGCACCCTTGTTACTGAAGCCTCATTGCGAAAGATCCAGCTCGCGGAGGTAAAGACCCGTGTCGAGGCAGATCTCGATTACACCGCGCAGTTCGATCTCGGGAAACAGCCCCTTGTAAACGGGTTCCGGGTCTTCATGGATGTCAAGGGCGATGTTACCGAGGCCGAGCTTAAGGATCTTAAGGAGTACGCCCTTACGCACTGCATGGGCATGTTCACCATCCAGCATGCAATTTCCCTCAAGGCAGAAGTGAAAAAAGTCTAAAAGAGTAAAAGGCAGGTCATACACCATGGCAGATTATACAAAAATGTGGAAATCACTGGGCATCGATATAGAGAACCACAATGCCCTTCTTGCAGGCCTGGGACAGGCATATACGGACATCTTCCTCTCCCAGAAGAACCGGCCCGAAGGGATGAAGTACTTCGATTTTGTGATGAGCGAGGTCCACGGGCTCCGGATCAAGGAGATTGTGGATGCAAAGGCCGAGGGCCGGAAAGTTATCGGATCGTACTGCGTTTTTGTCCCGGAAGAACTCGTCCTTGCAGTCGACGGTGTTGCAATTGGCCTGTGCGCCGGTGCTGAACTGGGCTTTGAAGCGGCTGAGGCGCTGCTTCCCCGGAACACCTGCTCGCTTATCAAGTCCATGTTCGGGTTCAAGCTCGGGAAACTCTGCCCCTATGTGGAATCCTGCGATGTCATTGTGGGAGAGAATACCTGCGACGGCAAGAAAAAGGCGTACGAGATCTTCAGGCCGCTTGTTAAGGACCTCTACGTTATGGATCTCCCGCAGACAAAGAGCGAGACTGGCAGGATGGTACTCAAAGAGGAGTACCGTAAATTCATTGCAAAACTCGAAAAGGAGAGCGGGAAGAAGATCACCGTCCAGTCGCTCAGGAAAGGCATTGAGATTGTCAATGCAAAGCGCAAGGCAATGATCCGGCTTGCCGCAGTCCGTGCCGCCGATCCGGCCCCGATCTCGGGACTTGATGCCCTCCTTATCAACCAGGTCTTCTTCCACGATGACCCGGTCCGGTTTACCGACTCGGTCAACAAGCTCTGCGACGAGCTGGAACAGCGGGTAAAAGATCACAAGGGTGTCTTCCCCAAGGGAACAACCCGTGTTATTGTCTCGGGCTGCCCGATGGCTGTCCCGAACTGGAAGCTCCCGATGATCATTGAGACGAGTAATGCCGTTATTGTGGGCGAAGAGTCCTGCGTGGGAGAACGCGGTACCCGGTGGCTGACTGATATCAAGGGCAACACCGTAGAAGAACTGCTCGATGCCATTACCGACCGGTATTTCAATGTAGACTGTGCAGTATTCACACCCAATCCCTCACGGGTCAGCCATGTAAAAGATATGGTAAAGAAACTCCATGCTGACGGTGTCATCCACTACAGCCTCCAGTTCTGCCAGCCCTACATCATTGAGAGCGGCCCGGTAGAGAAGGAACTGGAAAAATCACACATCCCGACCCTGCGCCTGGAGACCGATTACAGCCAGGAAGATGCCGGCCAGCTCAAAACAAGGATTGAGGCTTTCAACGAACGCCTGAAGAAGAAATGAGATACGCGGGAATTGATATCGGATCAAGGACGGTAAAACTTGCCGTAATCGAAGACGGCAGGCTGGTCCTTTCCCGCAAGTCGGCAACCTCGCACAACCCTCTGGGGATCGCACACGAACTCATGGAGGGAGTGGACTATGACCGGCTCACTGCCACCGGATACGGCCGTCACCTGATCAAAGGGCATCTCGACTGCCCGGTGGTAAGCGAGATCACGGCGTTTGTCCGGGGTTCCCGCTTTTTTTCAAACGATTGCGAATCGATCCTTGATATCGGTGGCCAGGACACTAAGGCCATCTCCCTTGACAAAGACGGTAACCTGTGCAAGTTCGAGATGAACGACCGGTGTGCGGCCGGGACCGGCCGGTTCCTTGAGGTCATGGCGACCGTGCTTGGGTTTACCCTGGAAGAGTTCTCTCTTGCCGCCCTTTCCGCAAAAAGGGCAGAGAAGATCAACAGCATGTGCACGGTCTTTGCCGAGTCAGAGGTAGTATCCCTTGTTACCCAGGGTGCGGACCGAAACGAGGTTGCCCTTGGGATCCACAAGGCAATTATCAGCCGTGCTGCGGGGCTCTTGAAACGTGTTGCTCCCTCAGGAAAGATCTTTTTTGCCGGGGGCGTTGCATTAAACGGCTGTGCACGTTCACTCCTCGAACAGGAGACGGATAGACCGGTCTTTGTCCCACCCGATCCCCAGATTGTCGGGGCGGTTGGTGCGGCACTGGTCGCATCGGAAAACAGTTAATTCCCTTAAAGGATTGTGTAGTACGATGGAGACAGACCTTCATCCGTGCAGGGATCGTGTGGGAATATCCCCCGGGAAGCAACCCGATCCTGCAGGAATCCGGAAGATCGCAGAGGAGTACTACCGCTCCGGGCAGTTCTACTGCTCCGAGGCAATCGTAAAGACCTTCAATGAAGAGCTCGGGCTTGGCTACCCCGAAGAAATCATCCGTCTCGCTTCCGGTTTTCCTCTTGGGATCGGCGGCGCCGGCTGTTCCTGTGGCGCCGTGACCGGCGGGGTCATGGTAATTGGGATGGTCTTTGGCCGGACCAATCCCCGGGACCCCTGTGTTGAACGCTGTCTTTTGTTCTCCCGGGAGCTCCACGACCGGTTTGTGAACCGGCATGGGTGTGCCTGCTGCCGTTCGCTTATCCGGGGCATGATCCTGAAGTCTCCCGAACACATGCAGCAGTGTGTTGCCCTGACCGGTGAAGTTGCCGAGGAAACTGCGAGGATCATTATACGTGAAACGGGCATCCCCGCCGAAACAGTGAGGTACGGACACGATCACGATAGAGGAAATGGGGCATTATGAGAGCAGAAAAGATGAATTACTTTGATTCGGTGATCCCGAATGCATCGGCGGCGATAAAAAGCGTACGCGAACAGGGAAAGAAGTTCGTGGGGTTCTACTGTATTTTTGCCCCGCAGGAACTCATCGTTGCCGCAGATGCGGTACCGGTGACTCTTTGTTCCACCAAAGAAGAGCCCATTGCCGACGGCGAGAAATATCTCCCGCGGAATTTCTGCCCGCTCCTTAAATCCTCCTACGGGTTTGCCATCACCGGGAAATGTGCGTTTTTTAACAACGCGGAATTTATCATCGGCGAGACCACCTGCGATGGCAAGAAAAAGATGTTTGAGATGATGGGCGCCTTCAAACCGCTGGTTGTGCTCGAACTCCCGCAGAGTGCAAAAGGAGAGATCCAGCAACAGTACTGGCGCTCGGAAGTGGCCCGGTGCAAAGAGGAGATCGAAAAGCGCCTCCATGTCACCATCACAGACGAAAAGATGAGGGCTGCAATCAGCGACATGAACGAGCAGCGGGGCCTGATGCGGGAGCTCGCCCTCCTAAACACAGCGGTTCCCGCGCCTCTTGCCGCCACAGACATGCTCAAAGTGATGTGGGCCCGCAACTTCACCTTTGACCGCCCCACCTTCAATAAGCAATTAAAAAGTCTCATTGCCGAACTTAAGGGCATGGCCGCAAAAGGCGAAGGTCCTGCGCCAAAGACCGCAAAGCGGATCATCGTTACCGGTGTTCCCACGGGTGTCGGCTCCGAGAAGGTCATCCGGATTCTTGAGGAATCGGGCGCTGCAGTTGTGTATATCGAGAACTGTGCCGGCATGAAACAGTACCTGGACGATGTTTCCACACGCGGGTCGCCCCTCGAAGCAATTGCCGACAAGTACCTCGCCACTCCCTGCTCCTGCATGAGCCCGAACACCGGCCGGCTCGAACTTCTGGAAAAGCTCGTACCTGAGTACCATGCAGATGGCGTTGTGGATATCACCTGGACCGGCTGCCACACCTACAACGTCGAGTCCCGGATTCTCGGGGACTATCTTTCCCTTCACGGGAATGTCCCGTTCATCCAGATCGAGACCGATTATTCGCAGGGCGATATCGGGCAGATCAGGACCCGGATCGAGGCATTCCTCGAAATGATTGCAAAGAAATAACGCTCTTTTTTTTGGTCTTCCGGTTATCCCGTGCAGGGAAGTGACTTTGGAGGGGTCCCGAAAAAATGCTGATTCCCCGGTTTGCTTTGGCAGGGTTTGACTTCAGAGATCACAGCCGGCTGCACCGGATCGCAAAACGGCTTATGGGAGGGCACGTATCAGAAAAACAGGACCCTCTGGTGGTTTGCCACGATACCCGTGGGAGGGAAGAAGAGGAGCGTCCCCAGTTCAGAAGGTCCCACCGGGATCACGCCGGTCAACTTGGGGTTCTTACTCATATTCCGCGCCTGGAGCGAGGGGGTATAGGAAAAGAACTGCAGGTTTTCACTCCCCGAGGCTGCATCAACTGCCTCCTGCAGGTTGAAACAGTCCTTTTTGTTATTGCAGGAATGAACGCCTGACAGGGCATAGACGCCATCCTCTATGAAAATGACACGCGTCTGGATCTCCTTTTTGGTACATGCCAGGGCAAAGTTGAGTGCGCCGGTGGCATATTCCGATCCATACGGATGCCGGGTAACAAGGATATTGACCGGGGGGACTCTCCATTTCTCATCGAAACTCAGTCCCCGGCTTGATCGTCTCCTTTTTCATGGAGACTGAGGCACTGTTTTCGCCAAGGATGATATGGTTGCTGCGGAACTGGGCAGCGATCTCAGGCAAGGTGCGGATCCTGACCGGCCTGATCATACAGGCAGGCACAAGGCCCTCTTTCTCCCCTTCATGGGTGCAGTATCCCCGTGCAGCCGCACAGCGGGCGCTTGCCATAATCTGTCCGTGAAGGCCCCGTTTTCCGGCCCGCTCTTCCAGATCATCGAGGCCTTCCCCGACGTTTTCCGCATCCAGGGGGATTTGGCCCTGGTGCCCGACATGGATCCCGTCAAGATAGCAGTAGAGATCCCATGACGCATGGGTTTCGAGTGCCGCGCCCAGCCCCTGCATCAGTTTTTCTGAAGACTGATACATGTACGGGGAGGTCATGTGGAAAAAGCCGATGGTGCTTGGTATGGGCTGATCGTGCTGGCGGGCATCTTTCATCACATCTTTCCAGAACGAGGTTCTCCCGTTGAGCGCCAGGCTGTTGTGGGTGATCACCAGATCCGGGTTCTTCATCTTCAGGCGTTCCACGGTAATGCCACGGAGGGCGAGTTCCTCCTGATCGCAGACAATTTTTATCGAGGGCAGGGAAAAGAGACTCTCCCAGAGGCCGGCAGTTTCCGGGTTCTGGAGACTGTACAGGGCATCCCCGGTTAAATAAAAGGTGAAGGCAGCTTCCCGGTAATGAGTGGTATGGCGGAAGCTCTGCGGATTGAGTTTTAAGAAATAAAATTTCAGCAGTTCATCGATCCAGCCGATCCGCTCCTGACTGAGGCTGTCCCTTAAGAGAAAAAAATGTGCGGTCATGCGGATGAAGATAAAATTTCGTTAGCTGTCTACGACACACGAATCCACCGTGTGATATTCATCGGACGTTTCCTTTTACTGGTATACAATGATGTCCTGTTTGTAATGAACGTTTGTTGAGGGGGTATATGGTAATAACGTACTCTCTTTCCTACTTCACAATGTGAAATAAATGAAAGTGTTTCGACGCTCATCTTGCGACTTTTTTTGTAGCTTAACTCGTCTCTGAAAATCTTAAATTTTGTTGCGATACTGCATATCTTAAAGGTTTGTGAAAATTCTGAAAGTGCTAGTTTAAAAAAAAATAATACATTGTTAACTGTGAATTGATGGAAAGGGGAAAACACGAAGAAATTTCGGCCCTGATGTCGCAGAATTTATTTAGTTAAGTTTCGCATTTTATTAATTGAAGCAGAACTTCATTTAATGAACAAAAAATTTAATATAAGCATATAAAATATTTAATATGACTTCTGATGAGGAGAAATTAATCCTAACCTATTTTAGTGATAGACAAACTCAAATCGATGCTTATTATGATACACAAAATTCAAAAATTGCTCAAATTATGGCAATTAACGGAGTTTTATTTGGCATCGTTGCATTAGCTGCTCCTAGTTTAAGCGGAAAAAACATTATAGGAATCGGTCTTTTGGTAATCGGGACATTATCAATTCTTGCTAGCACGATTATAGCGATCATTGGATATAAATCGTTTAATTACAGTTTTGGAGTGCCAAAAACTGAAAATGAAATCTCCAATTTGGTTTTAGGACATGCATCAACGATTGAGGAGAGATTAGACGGGACCAGAGCATTAATTGTCAAGAGTTTAAGTCAAAATATAAAAGCAGTTGAAGATAAAATGTGGTATTTCAATATAGCTATCTACTCACAATATTTGGGGATATGGTTTCTAGCTGTAGGATTTTTACAGATATACCTTTGAGTTATTGATGAGTTCATGCCACAAACCGAGAATTTTCTTTCATTTTTGTCGCTATGACTTATTCTATATGATATAAGATATCACGTGGGAGTCGGCCAAAGCGATCCTGTCCCACACCACGACCGCCGCCCTTTTCGAGGCCGCACCGCTATCCCACTTTCGGCAGAATCGGGTGTGTGTTGTGTTTTGAGGTTCCCCCTCCAATGGGGGGAGGGGGGTTTCCCTGCACCTGCAACCGCCCGGATCTGGTACCCCCTTTTATAAAGGGGGTCTTTGAGCCGGACTTAGGCTTTATGGGGATCTGTTCTCCGACGGAGATTTTTTGGGCAGGATCCGGGTCCGGGTAGTTCCCGGGGAAAGGGTGCCAACCCATTTAACGATTTGCCTTTTAAATTGTTTTTTTGTCAAATGGGCCGTTTTAAACAAAAATTAACCGTGCAAATTAGCGGCGTTTTTTTCGAGGCCCACAAAGGGGACGATGAACTGGTCATCGGGAGGATTTTCGGCCAGAAGAACTCGTCTGTTGCCTGAAGATAACGGGCTTTTTTGGGGGGTAATATGAGGCCGGTTTTTTTTGGGAAAATACCCGGATCCGCTGACCGGGCCCTCCGGTAAGGCCGCGAGGGGCTCCCGGGTGAAGAGATTCCCCTGTTGATACCAAAAACCTTTGAAAAAAAAAGCGAGTCCTCCCCGCATCGGGGCCCCTCTCGGGGCCCCTCTCGGGGCACGGCGGGGAGAAATAAGTGTCCGGTTGTTCCCTATTTCTTATGATATCCGTCGCATGTCATTTTTTATTGACAATCCGTAATCTTAATTGAAAACAGTTGACCGCCTCAAAAAAACCCCGGAGTCCGGTTCGGATGCGGCTCGCCGCTCCCGACCTGCAAAGAAAAGAAACCGTTACGCGTTCGAATTGCTGTCCATCTGCTCGCGTACTTCATCGATATGGAGAACCATATCAAACGCCGGGCCGGTCAGGCAGTATCCCTGCCGGTCAAGGGCATAGACCGGGAACTTTACCAGTTCCGGGGGAACCGGCTGCGAGGTCAGTTTCTTGAAGTTGAGAAGATCCCGGATGTTAAGCCCTATCTTGTCGCAGATCTCCCTGAGATCAACAATCCATCGCCGCAGATCCCGGACATCCGCTCCGTCCCACTTGAAGATCTGGTAAATTTTCATGTAGGCATCCCGTTCAAGGATAATATGGGTAGAGGTCTTGTCGGATTTAAGATAAAAATCAAGGAACGTGCGCACATCTTTTATCACCTGTGCATTCTCGTACGCAACGGCCCGGCATTCCTTGACGGATTCACTGAGTTCCTCGGCCTCTTTTGTCTCACCCAGCTTTGCGATCTCATGGGACAGCTCTTTTAAGTTCTCCTCAACTTCCCTGAGTTCGTTTATCGTATCCTCGAACTTCTGGTTCAGCTCCACCCCAAAAAATGCCTCCATGTATTCGGAATGCTTCACCATGGTACATACTTCGCTTCGGGGTGTCATAAGTATTTGTTCCTTACCACTCGTGGTACATCCGTAACCTCTATCCATTGCAGCATCGAAGCACTAGTCAGCTATGTCTCAGTTGCACTCTCCGGTCAATCAGACGCTCTACTCCCGGGGTGGGATCATTACGGAAGGTGATCCCAATTTCTGTATTGTCCGCCTCCGCATGCCGGCCGGTATGATCACCCCGGCACAGATGCAGGGTCTGGGGGAAATTGCGAGCCGTTACGGGATAAACGATCTTCACTTCACGACACGCCAGACCGTGGAGTTGCCGCACGTGGACCCAAGCCGGCTTGAGGATCTTGTCCGGGACCTGGAACGAAAC
Proteins encoded in this window:
- a CDS encoding OsmC family protein; this encodes MGLNNIDTKQVIEYKKEIEKKPADAKFTAKIEGSWLFEDGGPQFRSVVKVKDGTYTMEACHPNFAGPASRPGPMAFGLFWFAACFSSTLVTEASLRKIQLAEVKTRVEADLDYTAQFDLGKQPLVNGFRVFMDVKGDVTEAELKDLKEYALTHCMGMFTIQHAISLKAEVKKV
- a CDS encoding phosphoglycerol geranylgeranyltransferase, which produces MKWKDWVHVTKLDPDKQLGPGDIDAIAASGTDALMLSGTLNVTKENLLALQKMIAQYDLPLVMEPAGPEAVLMEGIEYVFVPSVLNTTDVQWIVGKHRSWVQQQDGKIPWDMVVPEAYIVLNPASSVGRVTKAVCDLKPAEVAAYTEVADRYFHFPIVYIEYSGTYGAPAVVKAAAEAIDHAILYYGGGINSAEKAAEMGKYADTIVVGNAVYDQGASVLKATVDAVQ
- a CDS encoding RNA methyltransferase, giving the protein MPEIDIVLVAPLYEGNVGFAARVMKNFGFTRLVLVDPCPLGEEAKGRASHAQDVLGNAEICTIEDVFARSSIVVATTGQVSKSVCNPMRMPFYSPRELRERIGIAEGRVSILFGRENWGLNNDEVKRSDMICTIPTSDEYPIMNLSHAVGIVCYELANLPSAPYRLATPYEMGHLYRHIDRFLDSVHHPAFKRENTMIMIRRILGRACLTSREASTVHGLLRRTEWHVDPDALDREKEAQRRHKNQHCELDDHQDADEGNA
- a CDS encoding double-cubane-cluster-containing anaerobic reductase produces the protein MRAEKMNYFDSVIPNASAAIKSVREQGKKFVGFYCIFAPQELIVAADAVPVTLCSTKEEPIADGEKYLPRNFCPLLKSSYGFAITGKCAFFNNAEFIIGETTCDGKKKMFEMMGAFKPLVVLELPQSAKGEIQQQYWRSEVARCKEEIEKRLHVTITDEKMRAAISDMNEQRGLMRELALLNTAVPAPLAATDMLKVMWARNFTFDRPTFNKQLKSLIAELKGMAAKGEGPAPKTAKRIIVTGVPTGVGSEKVIRILEESGAAVVYIENCAGMKQYLDDVSTRGSPLEAIADKYLATPCSCMSPNTGRLELLEKLVPEYHADGVVDITWTGCHTYNVESRILGDYLSLHGNVPFIQIETDYSQGDIGQIRTRIEAFLEMIAKK
- a CDS encoding C-GCAxxG-C-C family (seleno)protein, which codes for METDLHPCRDRVGISPGKQPDPAGIRKIAEEYYRSGQFYCSEAIVKTFNEELGLGYPEEIIRLASGFPLGIGGAGCSCGAVTGGVMVIGMVFGRTNPRDPCVERCLLFSRELHDRFVNRHGCACCRSLIRGMILKSPEHMQQCVALTGEVAEETARIIIRETGIPAETVRYGHDHDRGNGAL
- a CDS encoding acyl-CoA dehydratase activase encodes the protein MRYAGIDIGSRTVKLAVIEDGRLVLSRKSATSHNPLGIAHELMEGVDYDRLTATGYGRHLIKGHLDCPVVSEITAFVRGSRFFSNDCESILDIGGQDTKAISLDKDGNLCKFEMNDRCAAGTGRFLEVMATVLGFTLEEFSLAALSAKRAEKINSMCTVFAESEVVSLVTQGADRNEVALGIHKAIISRAAGLLKRVAPSGKIFFAGGVALNGCARSLLEQETDRPVFVPPDPQIVGAVGAALVASENS
- a CDS encoding DsrE family protein yields the protein MSFDEKWRVPPVNILVTRHPYGSEYATGALNFALACTKKEIQTRVIFIEDGVYALSGVHSCNNKKDCFNLQEAVDAASGSENLQFFSYTPSLQARNMSKNPKLTGVIPVGPSELGTLLFFPPTGIVANHQRVLFF
- a CDS encoding double-cubane-cluster-containing anaerobic reductase, with the protein product MADYTKMWKSLGIDIENHNALLAGLGQAYTDIFLSQKNRPEGMKYFDFVMSEVHGLRIKEIVDAKAEGRKVIGSYCVFVPEELVLAVDGVAIGLCAGAELGFEAAEALLPRNTCSLIKSMFGFKLGKLCPYVESCDVIVGENTCDGKKKAYEIFRPLVKDLYVMDLPQTKSETGRMVLKEEYRKFIAKLEKESGKKITVQSLRKGIEIVNAKRKAMIRLAAVRAADPAPISGLDALLINQVFFHDDPVRFTDSVNKLCDELEQRVKDHKGVFPKGTTRVIVSGCPMAVPNWKLPMIIETSNAVIVGEESCVGERGTRWLTDIKGNTVEELLDAITDRYFNVDCAVFTPNPSRVSHVKDMVKKLHADGVIHYSLQFCQPYIIESGPVEKELEKSHIPTLRLETDYSQEDAGQLKTRIEAFNERLKKK